Genomic window (Ficedula albicollis isolate OC2 unplaced genomic scaffold, FicAlb1.5 N00292, whole genome shotgun sequence):
CCCCTCTCAAAAGGGCTCTATTGCTTCCAGTCTGCACagcttttaaatgcttttcctgcAAATCCTAAATGTGCTCAAGAATCTTTCAAGCTGTTTCCACAATAGATCCTAAGGAGCTCAATGAAAGCTCAGCCCTTTGGCAGCTGCTTTGGAGCTGAAGGCATTTTCTCCTGAGATGCTGGTGACTCCTCATTTCAGTTTATGATGGCTCATGACTCTCCAACCTGGGCCCTCAGCCCTAAAGACCTGCTGAGCTTTTGATTGAACAAAGGGCTGTAATCACTTTGGTGAGGATTTTATTTAGGAGGCTCTCAGGAattaaagaagggaaaagagctggaaaaaggCAGCTGGGTGTTGGATTTGGCACAGCTTGGGTTTTGGTAGCAGGCGAGAGCCATGGGATGGGTAGCTTCTGTTGAGGGCTTCCAGAAGCTTCTGCCTTGTCCAATGGAGCCAGTCTCTGACGAAtctgaagatggacatgctACTGGGCCAGTTAGAGAGGTTGGTAAGGCCACTGTGATGACATATTAAAGAAGGAAATCAAAACAGCGCACGTGCAGTTTTTTCCCAGGGGTGGtggggcactgctgccagggctcaTCAACGGCTGCCACCATCCTGGTGTGACCCACAgtgagccctgcctgcctggccaGCCCTAGGCAGCCACGCTGTGGGTAgaagggcaggggtggcagcggctgctccttcccagcacccaCATGAAGGGAGGCGTTAAACAGCGCCAGCCACCACTGCCCGTGTGGTGGTGGGGACACCTGGCCAGCAACAGAAACATGAGGAGCAACTCCCAGAGCAGAACTCAGATGAGATCAAAGTTTTGGTGCTGTGAGATCCTGCAAGAATCTTTGAATTAATGTAACTTTTTAACAGTGGTACCTACAAGGAGCAGTTTTTCCTCTAGTCAGAAAACACGAAGAAGTGAGGACATGTGAGGGAAAACAACATGGCAGCACCAAGGTCAGTAGAAGAAGAAGGATATGAATAAAGCAAGAGAATCCACTGGGCCATGCCCCTGTGGGGTGTCTTTTGAGTTTTTGGAGGACATAGCCTCCTAATATCTTAAATTCCCAAATGCATCTtgccctcttcctttcccctttggCTGAAGTAGTAAGAAGGTACAGATATCCCAATCCACCTACTCCACTTTACACGCATTCCTCCTCATCAAGCATTGTATTACCATTAAAATGAGCTTTAAGTACATCCTGGGCTGAGGCCATGGTCCTGTGTTGATTCCATCTGCCTGAGCTGTCTATTCTGCCTTTAGCAtccactgccctgcaggggGAAAGCACTGCCCAGAGACTGTGTGAAGGAAATaacaatttatttccttttcctccaaTGAAGATTTGTGAGAGTCCTTCTAGAGGTTACCAGCGAGTTGGCCtcttgcagggctggggagagtcCAGGGGCTGGGGACCCTTTTCTTAATGGGGTGCAAGGGTCCCCATGGCAANNNNNNNNNNNNNNNNNNNNNNNNNNNNNNNNNNNNNNNNNNNNNNNNNNNNNNNNNNNNNNNNNNNNNNNNNNNNNNNNNNNNNNNNNNNNNNNNNNNNNNNNNNNNNNNNNNNNNNNNNNNNNNNNNNNNNNNNNNNNNNNNNNNNNNNNNNNNNNNNNNNNNNNNNNNNNNNNNNNNNNNNNNNNNNNNNNNNNNNNNNNNNNNNNNNNNNNNNNNNNNNNNNNNNNNNNNNNNNNNNNNNNNNNNNNNNNNNNNNNNNNNNNNNNNNNNNNNNNNNNNNNNNNNNNNNNNNNNNNNNNNNNNNNNNNNNNNNNNNNNNNNNNNNNNNNNNNNNNNNNNNNNNNNNNNNNNNNNNNNNNNNNNNNNNNNNNNNNNNNNNNNNNNNNNNNNNNNNNNNNNNNNNNNNNNNNNNNNNNNNNNNNNNNNNNNNNNNNNNNNNNNNNNNNNNNNNNNNNNNNNNNNNNNNNNNNNNNNNNNNNNNNNNNNNNNNNNNNNNNNNNNNNNNNNNNNNNNNNNNNNNNNNNNNNNNNNNNNNNNNNNNNNNNNNNNNNNNNNNNNNNNNNNNNNNNNNNNNNNNNNNNNNNNNNNNNNNNNNNNNNNNNNNNNNNNNNNNNNNNNNNNNNNNNNNNNNNNNNNNGGAGCCATTGTTCTTATCCCTGATGgcaccagagcacagcagtcTCTGAGCCTCCTCACTGCACTGGCCCACAATGATGCTGATGGTTCCACGCATCAGTGGAGCCGTGTGGTGCTCGagggcaggctgcagcccctggaccAGCACCTCGGCATTCAGCCCCCTTGATGCACAGGTCGTGCAGGatggagctctctgcagcctcaACCAGCCACCACCAGTGCCGGAATatcccctgcagctgctggcacagccagggccgcacagctccagcagctgcgGTTGTCCACGGAAAAGTCTGGACCACACCTCGGGCAGGAGGCCACCCAGGAACNNNNNNNNNNNNNNNNNNNNNNNNNNNNNNNNNNNNNNNNNNNNNNNNNNNNNNNNNNNNNNNNNNNNNNNNNNNNNNNNNNNNNNNNNNNNNNNNNNNNNNNNNNNNNNNNNNNNNNNNNNNNNNNNNNNNNNNNNNNNNNNNNNNNNNNNNNNNNNNNNNNNNNNNNNNNNNNNNNNNNNNNNNNNNNNNNNNNNNNNNNNNNNNNNNNNNNNNNNNNNNNNNNNNNNNNNNNNNNNNNNNNNNNNNNNNNNNNNNNNNNNNNNNNNNNNNNNNNNNNNNNNNNNNNNNNNNNNNNNNNNNNNNNNNNNNNNNNNNNNNNNNNNNNNNNNNNNNNNNNNTGAGgggccctgctcagctggggacagtgtcccAGGACGCCACAGGGCCGTGGGGGCTGTTCTCTTCCAGGTGGCCaggagctctccctgcctggctgggggcCACTGGCAGCTGCTCGAGACATGTTAAGTACAAAAAAGTTTACTTGATAAAGTTTAAGATCTAGAAAGAATAAAGCAGGTGACAAACTAGCCTTAAGAATAGATCTATGTGTTAGAACAGGATTGGCTGAGAATTAGACAAAATTTCTTAGTATTGGAATACAAACATACATATGCTTGTTGGCAGTGTTTTATTGACTAATAAGTCCTTAAAAGGTCTTGTAGCCATAAGTCTTGTGACTTCTGGTCACGCTTTCAGTACCTGCTACAATAACTCACATTTTCTGtagaagataagaaaataaatggcagTTTCTAAGCAACTAGAAGTCCCATCTTTCTGCCTCATTCAGAATAAGAAAGAATCCCCATGGAACGTGataaagagggagaaaaaagtcCACACTCACgaaacaacagaaacacaacaaaaaaactaaaaacccCAATAGCAGCAGGAAACCTGCAACCCTGCCTGCTTGCCCTGCCTGCACAAACTCCTTCCAGAACAGgcactccagctccagctcatgTTCTTCCAAGTGTGTTTCCAGGTGCAGGTTCAGACgtgcagccccaggctgttcccagccaGAGACCAGGCCTGGCTCCCCCAGGATGCTCTttccagcaccttccaggaCTCTGCCCTGGGCATGCAGCACTTTTCGTGCTCGCTCTAAACAGGCTTTGGCACAcagagcgggggggggggggggggggggggggggggggggggggggggggggggggggggggggggggggggggggggggggggggggggggggggggggggggggggggggggggggggggggggggggggggggggggggggggggggggggggggggggggggggggggggggggggggggggggggggggggggggggggggggggggggggggggggggggggggggggggggggggggggggggggggggggggggggggggggggggggggggggggggggggggggggggggggggggggggggggggggggggggggggggggggggggggggggggggggggggggggggggggggggggggggggggggggggggggggggggggggggggggggggggggggggggggggggggggggggggggggggggggggggggggggggggggggggggggggggggggggggggggggggggggggggggggggggggggggggggggggggggggggggggggggggggggggggggggggggggggggggggggggggggggggggggggggggggggggggggggggggggggggggggggggggggcagcacaCCCCAAGCACAGGCGGAGGAAGAAGAAGCAGGGGCTGTTTTGCAGCCATGCCCAGGAGAGACTGGAAGGGTGCCCTCCCTCTGGTCCCACTTGCTTGGCTTTCTGACTGGGTCTGAGGCAGGGGCTGCCATTCCTCGCTTGTGGGGACCAGAACCGCACCCAGGATCCCGGCACTGCCTGGCAGCGCTCCGGACACTGGCACGGTCACGCGTCCGAGTCTCgggcactgtgctgctgcttcatttGCTCTTTGGAACACCCAAAGCTCTCTGTGAAGCCCTGATGCTCTCTGGCCTcttcctgaccctgcacagggatggagcattGCTGTGCTTTCAGGAAGCTGTTCTTGAAACCTTCCAGCATTCCAAGCTCCTTTGCCCTCTGTGGATGTTTGCCATGGAATCCCTCCCAGCTGCGTTCAGAGCATACTCAGGTTGGCTCTTCTGAAACCCAGGGGCTTCCGGGTGCTCAGCAAGACCTTGAACTCCAGAGTGCTGTGGAACTGGAGCTTCAGCACAGAGTGTGCTCCAGGGCTCAGAATTTGCACTGCTTCAGCTCCAAAAAGATGCAGGCAGAGTGAAGAAGCCAAACAGTTTATtaatggaaagcaaaaaatctgggagggaaaagggaatgggtATGGTCTGAGGTCTAGAGAGATGCAGCTGTCTAACAGGAGGaagagtgaaaggaaaacatgGGGATGGACATGGTCTGAGGGCTGGTGAGATGGAGGTGTCAAAAGGGAGGGAGagtagaggggaaaaagggggatgGGCAGTGTCTGAAGGTTGGAGGGAGAGAGCTATCTTCAAGAAGAGGAGGGCTGAAGCCATGCGAGCTTCCCATGGGCTCAGTTGTGCTCAGCATCAGCTGTGCCTGAAGCTCCAGCGACACTTGGATGTGGTGTCCTCTTCAGTGTCTCCTGGTAGTACTCTTGAGACACTGGTTCCCTGGATCCAAATAATGACCCTACTTCTTCAGTTCTGTTGGCGAACTGGGGTTGAATTTCAGTGTCACACCAGTACAGGATGGTGTTGTTTCTTGTGGCATCAAGGCCTGGAACAAAGAGGAAGAGGGCCATGGTAAGAGCCTGGACCTGCAGCAAACTGAGGAGGACGTTCTGCCAGGGAAGCCCCACCCAAATCCTGCTATgtccagcagagaggagctgccaaCGGGATCACCTGAGAGGTGCAGGCCACGAATCCTGTCTGTGTCTCACGAAATAtctctgagctctccccacGCCACACTTCATccacacagggagcagagccctccGCAGCCGGGGCAGGGCCTGCAGCCATGCTGCCAGCCCCGCTGACAGCTCGCTGCCCTCACTCACCCTCACTGATGAGCTGAAGCTCTTCCTTCTGCCCCATCAGGTACCGCCCGGCCATCCCTGGGAACACAGACCTCgtcacagctctgcccagcgGCACAGCTCCCTGCCGGCGGCGCTGCCAGCCCTGTGACCACTCGCCCTCGCGGCCCGGCAGGGCTCAGCCCGGGCCCTTGCCGCACGCTGCCGCCCAAGGGCCCGGCTGCGAGAGGGCGGCAGCAGCCCCGAGGGCAGCCGGGGCTCCGCGGCGCCGGGCCCGGATGGCAGAAGCTGCCGGGGCAGCAGGCGGGGCTGGGGCCGAGCTGCGGCGGGGCGGGGAGGGAGCCCGGGCTCACCCATGAACCTGACGGCCGCCTCTCGCAGGGGCTCCTGCGGGCTGTCCAGGTACGGCAGCGCCTGGCGCAGGTGCTCGGCCGCTCGGCTCCTGTCCTCTGCCAGCGGCGGAGAGCGGCGGGAGGGAAGGGTCGGGGCGGGCACAGAGCACAAATGtcggggagggaggggaaatgCGGGTCTCACCTGGCCAGCCGTCCCACGGCTTAGTGCTGGTTGTCAGCAGAGCCTGCATGGTCTGCAGTGCAAACCTGCGTGCAGAGCAAAGTCCAGGTCACCCTGGGAGCACCGGTGCTGGCCATAAGGACAGGGGAAGGACTGCAGGACTGGGACCTGTTTCAGGCTTTCCTTACCAGGCACTCGGCGAAATTCCACAGGTTCTCTGTATCCAACGCCTGCTGGAGGTCCGTCTTCTTCAAGAACCCGACTGCACAATGCAGCACTTCCCGAGaggcctggagagcagcagagatgcagagaCAGCAGCGCAGTTCAGGGCACAGGACTCACgtccctgtgccaaggcctggaggaggctgcagcccgGGAGGTGTCAGAACGGGACAGCCGAATGCCCCAGAGATCCACCAGCATCACACAAAACCTTACCTTCGCCACGTGCTCGTTCTCCTCATGGCAGTGCAAGAACAGTGGGAGTAGGCTCTGGCTCAAAATCTTCATTAGCAGCTTTTTCCCCTCATCTACTACCAACTGCATCATCTTGAAGAAGAGGTCAAGGGAGAGCACCTGCACATGACTGTTGTCCTGGAGGGTAGGAAGAGTTGAAGGTCTTAAGACCAATTACTCCAGGCTCACTTGGGCAAAGGTTCAAAAATCAATAGGGCAGATGTTTCTGGGCAgccagtgcccatggctggggacacagagcctTACGTTGTCAAAGAGCATCAAGAGTGCTTCAGCCAGCTTCAAGGAGGTGGTGCTGGATATCAGGACGTCTTTGTCCTGGAGCGCATTAATGAACACACAGAGGGTCATGCCAACCAGCTCTCCATCTGcatcacccagcagctccaggaggttTTGAGACAGGCTGCACATTCTTCTGGCCTGTGTGGAAGAcaaggctctgctgggaagccATGAACGGCTGCAGCGCCAacactgccctggcactgcaaCCCCACCCTGCTGCCGCAGGGCCCAGTGGCCAAAGGCGTGTCCCGAAGAGCTCAGGGAGgtgaggcaggagagctgggagcatcTGCCTCAGCTCCTGAAGCCCAACCAACCCGAGGGGCTGCTTTCCCCAGcgcagcttcagctgctgcccccTCCTCACCATCGAGGGATCCTTGCTGAGCACCACAAGGCCTCTGAGCACCAGGCGACACCTCTCCCTGCACTCACTCTGCAGGTACCTTGATATGATCTCAAGGATGTTGTCACCATATTTAATTAAGTTCAAGCACTCAAAGACCTGAAAGGCACAGGGCAGTCACAGGGGAGCCAGCTGGCAGGAGTCCAGaactgcacagggctgggcccAGAGAGCCGCACTGGGCACGGGCACCGtcccaggcagctgtggctaCGAGAggacagagagctgggaggcagctcagCGAGGCAGTGCTGGCCATCAGGCTCACCTCCACAAGGAATGCCAGGAAGGGCAGGTCCCAGCGTGGCTTCTCCGTGTCTAGAAGCTGGAGCAGGTGGCATGCAGTGCGGGAACAGAGGGGGTTCAGGATGTGTCGCATCTCCCTAGCAGGGGATAAAAGGCATCAAGGCCCTGAGCTGGGGGGAAGCAACACTCTCCCAGGAGTGAGTCACAGAGATCCAGTCTTTCCCCCCCATTCCTCGAGGCAATGTTGGCACTTTGGGAGGCTGccccttctcccagccttttccagtcTGCTTGGCCGTCCCTCGGTGACAAGGCCCTCTGGCCCACAACCACGGGCCCCGTGTGGGGcaccctgggcacagggcacaaaTGTCGGGGGCAGAGGGCAAATGGGGGGTCTCACCTGgccagcagacccacagcatAGTGCTGGGTGTCAGCACACAGCAGCGTGTCCCAGCCATGCTTGCGCTCCATTGCCATCACCACACTGTCACACCGCAGTCGGAAGAGCAGGGACTTCATGGTCTGCACTGCAAACCTGTGTGCAGAGCAAACCCAGGTCATTCTGTGagctctggctcctgccctgggggcaTGGGAGAGACAGGAGGACTGGGATGGCTAACCTGCTGGGGTTTGTTTGAAGGTTGTGTTCTGCCTGGCATTGTGTCCAAAAGCTGTCTACCTCCTCAGTTCCATATATGGTGCTGTTGAAAATTTGAACTAGCAGAGCCACGAGGAGGTGGGGGGCATAAATGTCCATTGCCTCATGGCACTTGGGCACCTGGATAATCGCCCGGAGTGCCAGAGTTGCCTGCAAAAGAAGCAGCCCGAGACAGCGCTCAGTGCCTAGGTGTCCATGGGGCAGGGCCcaaggggacaggcagggggaGCAGCGGGCCTGGTGCCCCCTGAGCCTGTCCCTAGCCCAGGTTTCAGCCCAGCGCCTGGGGCACAGAGAggatggagagctgctggagaggtgaCCTGGGGGTGAGCAAAGGCCAGTTCCTGCAACTCAGGTGACCTGGGGGTGAGCAAAGGCCAGTTCCTGAAACTCACAGCCAGGGCAAAAACATCTTTGTTGTCTCCATCCGAGGTGCACATTCTGTGCAGAGGCCAGTCCTCCATCACACAGAGCAGAGTTGGCAGCATCTTCTCCACTGTTGACTTTGATGGGCCTATGGTTCTCCACATCattacagcagctctgtgggatcaGAGCTCTGTGTCAGGGGCGTCTGATTCACAGTACCATGCCATGAACAGCTGTGACAGAGCCCCGGTGCCCTgatgggcagggagggagcttggcagtggcagcaggctCAGGAAACAGAGTGGCCTGAGGGCCCTGGAGCTCTCTGCCTGTCTGGCAGACCCCATTGGACAGGCTGTACAGGCCAATGGGCCCAAAAggctgctgagccctgagctGTCAAGGCCCGTGGGCCCCGTACCTGTCACACGTTGGGGCACAGCGCAGGAGGGTCAGCACCATGTCAGCAGGGTGTTCTTCAGCCAACCTCACAATGTCAATTTGCAGCCTAACATCCACAATGGCATGGGAAATCAGACTCCTGTGAATGCTTTTCACCATGGCTGGTACCTGGGGGAGGCATGGTGAAGACTTGGAGCGTTGTCCAAAGGAGCAACTCGCCAGCTTCCTCCAAGAAGTGCTTCTCTCCCTGCCACACTGTGCTGGCCTCAAAGACTGAGGGGGCCCAGTGAACATGGTGTGAGTGGGCACGCAGTCCTGGGAGGCCTCGAGCCCTGGCCCCAGGCTGCTTAAGTGCTGCTGAGAAGAAGCACAATGGTTTTTGAAATAGTCCACTATGAGTTCCTGTCTCAGAGTGGGAGTGGTGTCAGTATTTGTGATGCCCTGAGTATCTCCAATGTCAGCAATTGTTATGGCTATGTCCTCAGTCACTGCCATGTCAGCCTTTCCCCTCTCATCATTCCTTGCAGTGTCAGAGTTTTCTGAACATTCAGGCAAATCTGGGCTGACATCAGGCTCTGCCTGGATCTCGGTCAGCCTGGAGTCAGGCTCGGCTGTGCCCTCTGTTGCTGTGCTGGTCTTTCTACGTCGAATCAGCACAAACTTCCGCAACATCTGCAGGAGAACAAAGGACAGGGAAGAGAGGCAAGTCCCATGGAGTGCTCCGTGCACTTTTCTGGgctgagcagtgacagcaggcCCAGCCCAGGTGGGGATGGCTGCAGGTACCTTCAGTGCTCTGCGGAAGCGACCACGGGCGGTGTCCTGCTCTTGTGTGCGTTCCATGGCTGCGCCTGGCAAAGAGTGAGCGCAGCCAGAGCTGAGGGGAgaacacagcccagccctgcgctccccaggcagggacagccccgggaTGCCCCAGGGGATGGAGCACGGGCACTGTGGGGTGTCTTCCCGGCCCCTCTTCCATCCTGTCCTTGGGCATGTCCCcaagggatgggatgggatgggattggatgggatgggacaggacgGGACGGGgtgggacgggatgggatgggacaggacgACATGGACCCATGTTGGCAGCAGCCTTCTGCCCTgtggcccagctctgccactcaCCATCCTGCATTGGCTCTGCAGGCTCTTCAGGCTGTTGTGGTGGGGAAACTCCAgcacctttcttctttttcctcctgaacACTTTGAAGAGGTTGAGAAATCTGTCTGCCATGGCAGAGTCTGGCCTAGAGGGCACCTTTTAGAGAGATGCCTCGGGAAAGCTGTGAGGCAACAAGTCGTGCAGTTGTGCCTTGAAGACACCCACGACAGAGAAGCctcaggaaag
Coding sequences:
- the LOC101809500 gene encoding maestro heat-like repeat-containing protein family member 6, which translates into the protein MADRFLNLFKVFRRKKKKGAGVSPPQQPEEPAEPMQDGAAMERTQEQDTARGRFRRALKMLRKFVLIRRRKTSTATEGTAEPDSRLTEIQAEPDVSPDLPQSLRPAQCGRERSTSWRKLASCSFGQRSKSSPCLPQVPAMVKSIHRSLISHAIVDVRLQIDIVRLAEEHPADMVLTLLRCAPTCDRAAVMMWRTIGPSKSTVEKMLPTLLCVMEDWPLHRMCTSDGDNKDVFALAATLALRAIIQVPKCHEAMDIYAPHLLVALLVQIFNSTIYGTEEVDSFWTQCQAEHNLQTNPSRFAVQTMKSLLFRLRCDSVVMAMERKHGWDTLLCADTQHYAVGLLAREMRHILNPLCSRTACHLLQLLDTEKPRWDLPFLAFLVEVFECLNLIKYGDNILEIISRYLQSECRERCRLVLRGLVVLSKDPSMARRMCSLSQNLLELLGDADGELVGMTLCVFINALQDKDVLISSTTSLKLAEALLMLFDNDNSHVQVLSLDLFFKMMQLVVDEGKKLLMKILSQSLLPLFLHCHEENEHVAKASREVLHCAVGFLKKTDLQQALDTENLWNFAECLLAEDRSRAAEHLRQALPYLDSPQEPLREAAVRFMGEPGLPPRPAAARPQPRLLPRQLLPSGPGAAEPRLPSGLLPPSRSRALGRQRAARARAEPCRAARASGHRAGSAAGRELCRWAEL